Proteins from one Mucilaginibacter jinjuensis genomic window:
- a CDS encoding MFS transporter, with translation MQAKNDKKTIWAWAMFDWANQSYNMVITSTIFPAYYVAITANKQTGDMVSFFGHQYVNTVLSNYILGLSYLIIVVLLPILTSIADYKGHKKLYMQLFTWLGSLACAGLFFFTMKTFEFSMICFGLASIGYCGGFVFYNSYLPQIATLDQQDAVSAKGFIYGFAGSIVVQVLCFVFVLSPATFGITDDVAARLSFLIVGIWWIGFSLIPFYLLPKGQPNAGSHTDSVLTGGFKELAKVWKKVKQLPLLKRFLPAFFFYSVGVQTILLVAANFGAKELKMPEENLIAIILIIQVVAIIGAAITAKMSAKYGNTPVLATIVGIWCLICAAVYFVANAQQFYVAAVIVGLVMGGVQSLSRSTYSKFIPQNIPDTASYFSFYDVTEKLSIVVGLFTFGFVEAVTHKMRDSALVLDCFFVIGLLLLLSLVAMQAKAKSAETAVA, from the coding sequence ATGCAAGCTAAAAACGATAAAAAGACCATCTGGGCCTGGGCTATGTTCGATTGGGCAAACCAGTCGTACAATATGGTGATCACCTCAACTATATTCCCTGCGTATTACGTGGCTATTACAGCCAATAAGCAAACGGGTGATATGGTATCTTTCTTTGGGCACCAGTATGTTAATACGGTGCTGTCTAACTATATCCTGGGTTTATCATACCTCATTATTGTAGTTCTACTTCCTATTTTAACTTCTATTGCCGACTACAAAGGGCACAAAAAATTGTACATGCAATTGTTTACCTGGCTTGGTAGTCTGGCTTGTGCGGGACTATTCTTTTTCACCATGAAAACTTTTGAGTTCAGCATGATTTGTTTCGGTTTGGCTTCAATTGGTTATTGCGGCGGCTTTGTATTTTATAACTCCTACCTGCCCCAGATTGCCACGCTCGATCAGCAGGATGCCGTGAGTGCCAAAGGTTTTATTTATGGTTTTGCCGGCAGCATCGTGGTGCAGGTACTGTGCTTTGTGTTCGTGCTTTCGCCCGCTACTTTTGGTATTACTGATGATGTTGCCGCGCGTTTGTCATTCCTTATTGTAGGTATATGGTGGATAGGCTTTTCGCTCATCCCATTCTACCTTTTACCCAAAGGGCAACCCAATGCCGGCTCACATACCGACAGTGTTTTAACCGGAGGTTTTAAGGAACTGGCCAAGGTTTGGAAAAAGGTAAAACAACTGCCATTATTGAAAAGATTCTTGCCTGCCTTTTTCTTCTACTCAGTAGGGGTACAAACCATCCTGCTGGTGGCTGCCAATTTCGGTGCCAAAGAATTAAAGATGCCGGAAGAAAACCTCATCGCCATTATCCTAATTATCCAGGTGGTGGCTATTATTGGCGCGGCTATTACGGCTAAAATGTCAGCTAAATATGGTAATACGCCTGTACTAGCAACTATAGTTGGTATCTGGTGCCTTATCTGCGCTGCGGTTTATTTTGTGGCTAATGCACAACAATTTTATGTAGCCGCAGTGATAGTAGGTTTGGTAATGGGCGGGGTGCAATCTTTGTCGCGGTCAACCTATTCTAAATTTATTCCACAGAATATACCTGATACAGCTTCTTACTTCAGTTTTTATGATGTAACCGAAAAGCTGTCGATCGTTGTCGGACTATTTACCTTCGGTTTCGTAGAGGCTGTAACCCATAAAATGCGTGATTCGGCGTTAGTGCTCGATTGTTTTTTTGTGATCGGGTTATTACTGCTGTTATCATTGGTAGCTATGCAGGCTAAGGCAAAATCGGCAGAAACAGCTGTGGCATAA
- a CDS encoding SDR family oxidoreductase, which translates to MKKVILVTGASSGLGLATANGLTSEGHIVYGASRNIDKVSGANFNRLQMDVTDDASVKAAIDQIIQKEGRIDVLVNNAGNGITGPLYATPVDAAKKQFEVNFFGVVRVSSAVLPGMIEKKSGLIINIGSLAGLFGLPYQGLYSASKFAIEGYSQSLRMELQNTGVKVSVVNPGDFKTDFTASREKLPFTLPNEQLKAEFEAAVASMEKDESIGADPSKLAAQISKIINKSKPAHNYLVGALGQTIVPTLKAILPGSIFVKLMNDHYGIK; encoded by the coding sequence ATGAAAAAAGTAATTCTTGTAACCGGCGCATCGTCTGGTTTAGGGCTGGCTACGGCCAATGGTTTAACCAGCGAAGGCCATATTGTTTATGGTGCAAGCCGTAACATTGACAAAGTAAGCGGTGCAAACTTTAACCGTTTGCAGATGGATGTTACCGATGATGCTTCTGTAAAAGCAGCAATCGATCAAATTATCCAGAAAGAAGGCCGCATTGATGTGCTGGTTAACAACGCAGGTAACGGTATTACCGGCCCGCTTTATGCCACGCCGGTTGATGCTGCGAAGAAACAATTTGAGGTTAACTTTTTCGGTGTAGTGCGTGTAAGCAGTGCCGTATTGCCGGGTATGATCGAGAAAAAATCGGGCTTAATCATCAACATTGGTTCACTGGCAGGTTTATTCGGATTGCCTTACCAGGGTTTATACAGTGCATCTAAATTTGCTATCGAAGGTTATTCGCAAAGCTTACGTATGGAGCTCCAAAACACAGGTGTTAAAGTATCTGTAGTAAACCCAGGCGACTTTAAAACTGACTTTACCGCAAGCCGCGAAAAGTTGCCATTCACCTTACCAAACGAGCAATTGAAAGCCGAATTTGAAGCCGCCGTTGCCAGCATGGAAAAAGATGAAAGCATTGGTGCCGATCCATCTAAACTGGCTGCACAGATCTCTAAGATCATCAACAAATCAAAACCGGCGCATAATTACCTTGTTGGTGCATTAGGCCAAACCATTGTACCTACATTGAAAGCCATATTGCCGGGTTCGATATTTGTGAAGTTGATGAACGATCATTACGGGATAAAGTAG